Part of the Candidatus Obscuribacterales bacterium genome, TGAGCGATCGCTTCTAGGGCCTGGTTGCGCGCTGATCCTGGCAATACAGCCAAGCGGCGGGCAGCCTCTTGGGTACGCTGACCAATGAACCTTAAAGACTCTGATGTTGTTGCAGAATCCATCATACCTATCTTGTCCGCACAGCTATAGCATCGTTGACTAGGAACGACGTGTAGCAAACTATAGCAGACTGGCCCCCTCGTCGTCCTCCTCTAACGGCGCACGATCAGCCAAAAGGGAGCCATCATCGCTGGGGCAATAAAGTCGAAACGCAACTCGCCAACACAAATGCTGGAAAACCAGGCCATGCCCACGGAAATAGCGATGGGAACTGCCGCTAAGGTAGACAGGGTAGCAATCTGAGAGAGCTGACGGCGTGGAATATCGTCGAAGGAAACTCGCCGATGGCTAATCAGGTGAGATTGGAGAATCCACGACACCACCACCGAACTCAAGAGAAAAGCGAGAATGGGCACCGTAAAAATGCCGAGGAAACAGGTAAGCTGCTGAAGTTCACTGATCATAGAGTTCTCATTCAAGGATCTAAGTGAGGTCACTTACACCTTCTGAATTGAGTCACTCCTTCAGGGATTCTTACGGTTTCTTGCCCGTCTCTTCATCTAAGGTCAACAAAGGAACATCGGGCTTCTTCTCCGGCTCTTCAGACTCCTCCTCGGTCTCCGGCTCGTCCATATCACCCAGGATGTCGGTCAAATCAGCTTCATTCACCGGGAAGCGATCGATGGCCCGAATCGCCAGTTGTGCATTTTGCCGTAGATCCCCGGATAGGTAGGGTACGTAGGGAATCTGGGAGAGAAAATCAACGGTGCGGCGCAGAATCCGCACCAAATCACCTTCATCTAAGCTGGTGTTCGAACAGAGGTCTGTCCAGTCTTCGCCCATGGCCCACTGCTCAACCAAGGCAATCCATTCTTGTTCCAGCCAGACGGGTAGTGCCACCTGGTAGCGCCGCTGCTGCTGAAATAACTGGCGTCGTAGTCCTCGTAAACCAGCTAGGGCTTGCTCGACGGCATCGGAGTGGTCGTAGCGTGTCCAAATATCGGGGCGAGACACTTCGGTGACCAAGGCAGCACAGGTGGCAGCAAGCTGGTGGGGATCCAGAGCATCCAGTTCCCCAGATGCTAGGGCCAGCCCCAGCCACAGTTCGTTGTCACCGCGAATGGCCGCTGCAATTTGACCAATGGGCGCGGGCTCGGATCCCTCTAAGCATTGGAAGTGCTGAAGAATGCGCATGAGATTGACAAACTCCTGCCAGTAGCGATGGGTATGGGCTTCGAGTTTGTTGAGGCGATCGCTTAAGTCAGCTTGCAGTTTAGTAATGCGTTTTTGGTGCTTGATCATCTGCCCTGGATTACCCCACTGGCGGGCGGGATGATGGGCAATTTGGTCTTCAATATCCGCTACCCGCTCCAGATACTCCTTGACTTCCGGAGTAAACGACTGGGGAAGCTCCACCTGCGGCAATCGCCGGGCGATCGCCAAGGTGTCCTCATCGCCCTTGCAGGTATAGCCAGGGCGGGGCTGGATGCCTCGGGGTGGGGCCCAGGTATCCACCTCCGACAGTCGCGGCAGTTCTGCATGGAGCTGGGCCACATCCGCTAGGGTAACGACCCGCAGCAGATTGTCTTGCCCTAGGCAAACCAAGAAGGGATCTTGACCTTCCCGGGGTAGCTTCATCACCAAAACAGCGGTCATCTCTGGCTGCCTGAGGCTGAGGATGGTGCCAGCGATCGCAAAATTGACCGATAGTGCGAGGTCTTGGGCCTGGACCTGCTGGGCCTGCTGTTTTAGCACCTTCAGCAGGCGGCGCTCTTCCTTCAGCCGCTCGTTCAGTTTTTGGTAGTGGGCAAGGGCATCCACATCGACATGGTCGAGATCGGCCTGGTGTTTGGCAATCAGAGCCTCGATATCAGCGATCGCCTGCTGCTGGGGTTGGAGATGGAGGGTGGCTAAATATTGCCCAAAACTGCGTTCAATCAGCTCTTGGGCTTCTTCTAAGGAATGGGTTTGCAGCAAATTCAGCACCATGCCGTAGCTTGGCGTAAATTGGCTAATTAATGGGTCAGCGCGGGAGGTAGCGAGGTAGGATGCCTCTTGGGCTCCCTCAAACCGGGTTTGCACCGTCACCACATAGCCACGCTCATCCATCCCCCGCCGCCCCGCCCGTCCGGCCATCTGCAGGAATTCGGAGGCGTTTAGCAGGCGATGGCCGCGATCGGTGCGCTTCGATAGGCTGGAAATCACCGTGGTGCGGGCAGGCATGTTAATCCCTGCTGCCAGGGTTTCTGTGGCAAACACTACCTTAATCAACCCCATCTGGAACAGCTCTTCTACCAAGCTTTTCCACGCTGGCAGAATCCCGGCATGGTGGGCGGCAATGCCTTGGTAGAGCGGTTCTACCTGACCAACTCGCGCAGCATCAGGGTTGTGGTTCAAAAACTCGTCAATATAGCGTTTGAGCTGAGCCTGCTCTTGCTCCGTCACCAAACTCATTTGGCTCACCTCTTCCACGGCGCGATCGCACCCCTTGCGGCTGAAGATGAAGTAGATGGCCGGCAGCATATCCCGCTGGCTGAGTTGGCTGATCACATAGCCCAGCGCCGGAGAGTCTTGGCGACTGCGCTTTTTGCCCCCTTTGGGTTTGAGGCGAGGGTTGATTTTGGTGTTCGTAGAATTAAGCAGCGGGAACAGACCATTGGGCTTGCAGAAATTAAATTCTAGGGGCACCGGACGGAAGTCGGAATAGATCAACTCCGTGGGACCATGCACCTGACAAATCCAGTCGGTCAACTGATCGCTGTTATCCACCGTGGCCGACAGGGCCACCAGCTGAATCTCGGGGGGACAGTAGATAATAGACTCTTCCCAGACCGTACCCCGTTGGCGATCGTTCATATAGTGGCATTCGTCGAGCACCACTGCTTGCACGTCTACCAAGGACGTGCCCACAGCACCAATGGCGGTACCGTAGAGCATGTTGCGGAAAATTTCGGTGGTCATCACCAGCACCGGAGCGTGGCGATTGATCGACACATCACCGGTGAGTAAACCAACATTGTCTGCGCCAAAGCGATCGCGAAAGTCTCGCAGCTTTTGATTCGACAGGGCTTTCAGAGGCGTGGTGTAGAAAACCCGTCGGTTGCTAGCCAAGGCGCGATGGATGGCATATTCCCCAATCAATGTCTTCCCCGATCCGGTGGGCGCACAGACGACTACGGATTTTCCATCATCCAATGCGGCGATCGCCTGGGTTTGGAAATCGTCTAACGGAAAGGGGTAGAGTTTACTAAGGTCAAGATTAGGCGAAATCAAAGAGCAGCTCACGTCCTCGATGTGACAGATTCAGATTATGCTCAATCGCTACAATCAAGCAAACGTCTAGATCGCTGAATCTACATGGGCAATCGCAGGCA contains:
- a CDS encoding DEAD/DEAH box helicase gives rise to the protein MISPNLDLSKLYPFPLDDFQTQAIAALDDGKSVVVCAPTGSGKTLIGEYAIHRALASNRRVFYTTPLKALSNQKLRDFRDRFGADNVGLLTGDVSINRHAPVLVMTTEIFRNMLYGTAIGAVGTSLVDVQAVVLDECHYMNDRQRGTVWEESIIYCPPEIQLVALSATVDNSDQLTDWICQVHGPTELIYSDFRPVPLEFNFCKPNGLFPLLNSTNTKINPRLKPKGGKKRSRQDSPALGYVISQLSQRDMLPAIYFIFSRKGCDRAVEEVSQMSLVTEQEQAQLKRYIDEFLNHNPDAARVGQVEPLYQGIAAHHAGILPAWKSLVEELFQMGLIKVVFATETLAAGINMPARTTVISSLSKRTDRGHRLLNASEFLQMAGRAGRRGMDERGYVVTVQTRFEGAQEASYLATSRADPLISQFTPSYGMVLNLLQTHSLEEAQELIERSFGQYLATLHLQPQQQAIADIEALIAKHQADLDHVDVDALAHYQKLNERLKEERRLLKVLKQQAQQVQAQDLALSVNFAIAGTILSLRQPEMTAVLVMKLPREGQDPFLVCLGQDNLLRVVTLADVAQLHAELPRLSEVDTWAPPRGIQPRPGYTCKGDEDTLAIARRLPQVELPQSFTPEVKEYLERVADIEDQIAHHPARQWGNPGQMIKHQKRITKLQADLSDRLNKLEAHTHRYWQEFVNLMRILQHFQCLEGSEPAPIGQIAAAIRGDNELWLGLALASGELDALDPHQLAATCAALVTEVSRPDIWTRYDHSDAVEQALAGLRGLRRQLFQQQRRYQVALPVWLEQEWIALVEQWAMGEDWTDLCSNTSLDEGDLVRILRRTVDFLSQIPYVPYLSGDLRQNAQLAIRAIDRFPVNEADLTDILGDMDEPETEEESEEPEKKPDVPLLTLDEETGKKP